One genomic window of Melanotaenia boesemani isolate fMelBoe1 chromosome 20, fMelBoe1.pri, whole genome shotgun sequence includes the following:
- the LOC121631627 gene encoding MAP3K12-binding inhibitory protein 1, protein PISAQYSLTLNNNGGFNDSTKLSGNDAPPSEFTKMSSHRECMLAILRLLADFGKELKLGDAALRIEVNPNAVNLSSSPAAHFYGCLQQHITKLQAVSEILKPVVDAEAVTPVTDNTLDEAVTSSSVKEHTVEHHHHSSEAAESKTTADDVRIQIRAGKSEIERRISAFMERKQMEINENNVREFCNVIDCNQEDSCARTDAVFTPYPGFKSHVKVTRVVNTYGPQTRGGGVQGETGEQQRGTTARECGNVAIEERLQNIETHLKLSSVGPVPFSVYQRLKKLEDRILELEGLSPEYFQSTSHLHKRPKTSPAQACSLTELDEKISAVKAALLKRVTEFGPGYGTDCPL, encoded by the exons CCAATCAGCGCACAGTATTCTCTGACGTTGAACAACAATGGCGGATTCAATGATTCAACCAAGCTAAGTGGAAACGATGCTCCTCCCAGTGAATTTACTAAAATGTCCAGCCACAGGGAGTGTATGCTGGCGATACTGAGGCTGCTTGCAGATTTCGGAAAAGAG ctCAAATTAGGTGATGCTGCATTGAGAATAGAAGTCAACCCCAACGCTGTGAATCTttcatcatctccagctgctcaTTTCTATGGCTGTTTGCAACAACATATCACAAAATTGCAG GCTGTTTCAGAAATCCTAAAGCCAGTGGTGGATGCTGAAGCTGTTACACCTGTAACAGACAACACATTGGATGAAGCTGTCACATCATCCTCAGTCAAAGAGCACACAGTTGAGCACCATCATCACAGCTCAGAGGCTGCAGAGAGCAAGACTACGGCTGATGACGTCAGGATTCAGATCAGAGCGGGAAAGTCAGAG ATTGAGCGAAGGATATCTGCATTTATGGAACGCAAGCAGATGGAGATCAATGAAAACAATGTGCGCGAGTTTTGCAACGTGATCGACTGCAATCAGG AGGACAGCTGTGCTAGAACAGATGCCGTATTCACCCCTTACCCAGGTTTTAAAAGCCACGTAAAAG TCACACGAGTTGTCAACACTTACGGGCCGCAGACTCGTGGCGGGGGAGTCCAAGGAGAGACTGGGGAGCAGCAGAGGGGGACAACGGCAAGAGAATGTGGAAATGTAGCTATAGAGGAGCGACTCCAGAACATCGAAACTCACCTGAAACTCTCATCGG tgGGACCAGTCCCATTTAGTGTCTACCAGAGACTCAAAAAGCTCGAGGATCGTATCTTGGAGCTGGAGGGACTGTCTCCTGAGTACTTTCAGTCCACG AGTCACCTGCACAAGCGACCAAAAACATCCCCTGCTCAG GCCTGCAGTTTGACAGAGCTGGATGAGAAGATCAGTGCAGTGAAAGCAGCTTTACTGAAGAGGGTGACTGAATTTGGGCCTGGATATGGAACAGATTGCCCACTATGA